In Paroedura picta isolate Pp20150507F chromosome 1, Ppicta_v3.0, whole genome shotgun sequence, the following are encoded in one genomic region:
- the LOC143835759 gene encoding prolyl-tRNA synthetase associated domain-containing protein 1-like → MRISLSVMTQQQQALREALDQHLRGLDIETVCVEHPEVFTVEEMMPHVQHLKGALSKNLFLKDKKKKGLWLVTVLHDRQISLNDLAKKLGASSGNLRLADEATLLDKLKVTQGCVTPFALLCDQGDVKFVLDAAFLEGGHERLYFHPMTNAATMGIHPDDFLKFLKSTGHEPILVHFDDVTL, encoded by the exons ATGAGAATATCATTGTCGGTCATgactcagcagcagcaggcacTTCGAGAGGCGCTGGACCAGCACCTGCGTGGCTTGGACATCGAAACAGTCTGTGTGGAGCACCCTGAA GTATTCACTGTTGAAGAGATGATGCCTCACGTGCAACATTTGAAAGGAGCACTCAGCAAAAACCTTTTCCTTAAGGACAAGAAGAAAAAAGGATTATGGTTGGTAACGGTTCTCCATGACAGGCAAATCAGTTTAAATGACTTGGCAAAGAAGCTGGGTGCTAGCAGTGGAAACCTGCGCCTTGCTGATGAAGCAACCCTGTTGGATAAACTGAAAGTTACCCAGGGTTGTGTAACGCCTTTCGCTCTCCTCTGTGACCAAGGAGATGTAAAGTTTGTGTTGGATGCTGCCTTTCTggaaggagggcatgagaggCTATATTTTCATCCAATGACAAATGCAGCAACCATGGGGATACATCCAGATGACTTCCTAAAATTTCTTAAGTCTACAGGACATGAGCCTATCCTTGTACATTTTGATGATGTGACATTATGA